Proteins co-encoded in one Lates calcarifer isolate ASB-BC8 linkage group LG17, TLL_Latcal_v3, whole genome shotgun sequence genomic window:
- the ankrd24 gene encoding ankyrin repeat domain-containing protein 24, protein MKSLKAKFKKTESQDWSKSDERLLQAVEQNEPDKVSALIVKKGLCPTKLDAEGKSAFHLSASRGRLDCLEVIISHGADLSVPDGAGCSALHLAAKNGQSDCLKRLLQERLTVDCTDGIGRTPLHHAAVSGCLSCTETLWDFKANLDVQDSDGATPLILAAQMSRVELCVFLLGRGANANIQDNQGRSALMLACESDSVETIEALLRGGANTQLVDALGHKATDYSETTGNQRVLQMLQNGVPPTSEGAGEEPPQVPSGASSVQGGTTPRKRKAPPPPRSPLQMQGLPPSPQPRNPAPPALSPEPPSPSPQPPETQQPAQAEDEEVFEEIRRLRLERGRLLQKIKALEQQQQSAISALEELSQLKQRLEEAEAERDKLLEELKGGHGIGASDSEDMDEMLDFPEKLLSKRSRASPAQDEATSQADTDSASPSPAPADPGTVAELHKQIEELTSQNSELVLKVQMLEMFEKDDTDMQTSSPDSVPLAQYETLRKEFEALQEQLSQAQDSDKASCVAEECGDDKSQEGGADAESTEALKERLHGLEEQLASSQSELEELKEQMRLGVLSVECSDGASVAAGAGAESVPGAAEEGPSQEAQQLRARVTELEEELAKRQGEKRGQSGQDGDTIKQLTEKVEELQAALAQKESVEDGEGEKETETVKCLRGKVAELEAALAESRIAGKEGGAARDGDQVRRLQERLAELEGELRKRVPRSELEEVQVTLGLQCEQLARERADVARRLNDALLELERLRPPPRGDEEEEDEEEEHSESSEPSVISEHSRRTLAAVREELEVARQEAAQALDCLCAEREGRAQDALQLKDAVPLSKHKEALSAVSEQLAQTLQELQEEKTLRSQAEEQAAALEAKLQPAQDAIPKEEHEKIKAELQRSLQASESKAAAAQDALTEKEMELRELKSQRAAEQGLISKEDHEALRLSLQAEINAITARFNDLTRKHEKTCTEVFQVQREALFNKSERQVAESQLATVQQQLAELQAQSSHIQELHKDIQESQGLVKEKDRKITELSKEVFRLKEALGALSPPLGLTSSSSSSTHHGNPGQQMALQNRISILTQQLQDWERKHKQVVAVYRSHLLAAVQGRMDEEVQGVLLQILRMTQQGH, encoded by the exons AGTCAGGACTGGAGTAAGAGTGATGAGAGGCTCCTGCAGGCTGTGGAGCAGAATGAACCTGACAAAGTCTCCGCTCTCATCGTCAAAAAAGGTCTCTGTCCCACCAAGCTGGATGCTGAGGGCAAGTCAGC GTTCCACCTCTCTGCATCCCGAGGCCGGCTTGACTGTCTGGAGGTGATCATCTCTCATGGAGCAGACCTCAGTGTCCCTGATGGTGCCG GCTGCAGCGCTCTTCACCTCGCGGCCAAAAATGGCCAGTCAGACTGTTTAAAGAGACTCTTACAG GAGAGACTGACAGTAGATTGTACCGACGGCATTGGCAGGACACCACTTCATCATGCAG CAGTCAGTGGCTGCTTGTCCTGCACTGAGACCCTGTGGGACTTTAAAGCCAATCTGGATGTCCAGGACAGT gacgGGGCCACCCCATTGATCTTGGCGGCCCAGATGAGCAGAGTGGAGCtttgtgtgttcctgttggGACGAGGTGCCAATGCAAACATACAAGACAACCAGGGAAG ATCTGCGTTAATGCTGGCCTGCGAGAGTGACAGTGTTGAAACCATAGAAGCTCTGCTGAGAGGTGGGGCCAACACACAACTAGTTGACGCCCTTGGACACAAAGCCACCGACTACAGCGAAACCACAGGCAACCAACGTGTCCTACAGATGTTGCAGAATGGAGTACCTCCAA CTTCTGAGGGCGCAGGCGAGGAG CCCCCCCAAGTCCCCTCAGGCGCCTCATCAGTGCAAGGGGGGACTACCCCCCGCAAACGGAAAGCTCCCCCACCACCCCGCTCTCCTCTCCAG ATGCAGGGTTTGCCACCCTCCCCGCAACCCCGGAATCCTGCTCCCCCTGCCCTGTCCCCTGagcctccctctccttctccccagCCTCCAGAGACACAGCAACCAGCCCAG gcggaggatgaggaggtgtttGAGGAGATCCGACGGCTCCGTCTGGAGAGAGGTCGCCTGCTCCAGAAGATCAAAGccctggagcagcagcagcagagcgcCATCTCTGCCTTGGAGGAG CTGTCCCAGCTAAAGCAGCGCCtagaggaggcagaggcagagagggacaAGCTGCTCGAGGAGCTGAAAGGTGGCCATGGTATAGGAGCCAGTGACTCTGAAGACATGGATGAAATGCTGGACTTCCCAG AGAAGCTGCTCTCCAAGCGCTCTAGAGCCTCCCCTGCTCAGGATGAGGCCACTTCTCAAGCGGACACTGACTCAGCCAGCCCCTCTCCCGCCCCTGCAGACCCAGGGACCGTTGCTGAGCTGCATAAACAAATAGAGGAACTTACCTCACAGAACTCTGAACTTGTCCTCAAAGTACAG ATGCTGGAGATGTTTGAAAAGGACgacacagacatgcagaccTCCAGCCCGGACTCTGTCCCTTTAGCTCAGTACGAGACCCTGAGGAAGGAGTTTGAAGCCCTTCAAGAGCAGCTCTCTCAGGCCCAGGATTCAGATAAGGCCTCCTGCGTGGCAGAGGAGTG TGGTGATGACAAGTCTCAGGAAGGAGGTGCAGATGCAGAGAGTACAGAGGCTTTGAAGGAGAGGCTGCACGGGCTGGAAGAGCAGTTGGCCTCCTCCCAGTctgagctggaggagctgaaggaaCAGATGCGTCTTGGGGTGCTCTCTGTGGAGTGCAGCGATGGGGCTTCTGTCGCGGCAGGTGCCGGGGCCGAAAGCGTGCCTGGGGCCGCGGAGGAGGGTCCGAGCCAAGAGGCGCAGCAGCTGAGAGCGAGGGTGACAGAGCTAGAGGAGGAGCTTGCTAAGAGACAGGGCGAGAAAAGAGGTCAGAGCGGCCAGGACGGTGACACaatcaaacagctgacagagaaaGTAGAGGAACTCCAGGCTGCTCTGGCCCAGAAGGAGTCTGTGGAAGACggtgaaggagagaaagagacggaAACAGTGAAGTGCCTCCGTGGCAAAGTGGCCGAGTTGGAGGCAGCCCTGGCAGAGAGCAGGATAgcagggaaagagggaggagcAGCGAGAGATGGAGATCAGGTCCGTCGTCTCCAGGAGCGTTTGGCAGAGCTGGAGGGTGAGCTGAGGAAGCGTGTGCCCCGCTCCGAGTTGGAGGAAGTGCAGGTGACTCTCGGGCTTCAGTGTGAGCAGCTGGCCAGGGAGAGGGCAGACGTGGCCAGAAGGCTCAACGATGCCCTCCTGGAGCTGGAGAGACTCAGGCCTCCTCCTCGTGgcgatgaagaggaggaggacgaagaggaggagcacTCAGAGAGCTCAGAGCCCTCAGTCATATCAG AACACTCCAGACGCACCCTGGCAGCAGTGAGAGAAGAATTAGAGGTGGCAAGACAGGAAGCAGCCCAGGCTCTGGATTGTCTGTGCGCAGAGCGAGAGGGCCGGGCGCAGGACGCCCTGCAACTGAAAGATGCTGTGCCGCTCTCGAAACACAAGGAGGCGCTGTCTGCGGTATCAGAGCAGCTAGCTCAGAcgctgcaggagctgcaggaggagaagacccTCCGCAGCCAGGCTGAGGAGCAGGCTGCCGCGCTAGAGGCCAAACTGCAGCCTGCGCAGGACGCCATACCCAAAGAGGAGCATGAGAAAATCAAG GCAGAGCTCCAGCGCTCTCTGCAGGCCAGCGAGAGCAAAGCAGCGGCAGCTCAGGACGCTCTGACCGAGAAGGAGATGGAGCTGAGAGAGCTCAAGTCCCAGAGGGCAGCCGAGCAGGGTCTCATCTCTAAGGAGGACCACGAGGCCCTACGGCTCTCTCTGCAGGCCGAGATCAACGCCATCACGGCTCGCTTCAACGATCTCACCCGCAAGCATGAAAAGACCTGCACCgag GTGTTCCAGGTGCAGAGGGAGGCTCTCTTTAACAAGAGTGAGCGGCAGGTCGCAGAGTCCCAGCTGgccacagtgcagcagcagctcgcTGAGCTACAAGCACAATCCAGCCACATCCAGGAACTCCATAAGGACATCCAGGAATCCCAGGGCCTGGTCAAGGAGAAGGATCGCAAG ATAACAGAGCTGTCCAAAGAGGTGTTCCGGCTAAAGGAGGCCTTGGGAGCCCTCTCGCCTCCTCTCGGcctcacatcctcctcctcctcatccacccATCATGGTAACCCTGGGCAGCAAATGGCTCTACAGAACAGGATCTCTATACTCACCCAGCAGCTTCAG GATtgggagagaaaacacaagcaggtGGTGGCTGTTTACCGTTCCCATTTACTGGCAGCTGTACAG GGCCGAATGGATGAAGAGGTGCAGGGTGTGCTGCTCCAAATCCTGAGGATGACACAACAGGGACACTGA